The following nucleotide sequence is from Lysobacterales bacterium.
GGGGAAGGCGAAGTCGACATCCAGGGCAAGTCCGTCCGCGGCACCCTGGTCGACCTGTCCATCAACGGCCTGCGGATGGTGCGGCCGCCGGAGTTTTCGCCGCCGGACGGCAGCCGTTTCGCATTGACCCTGCTGATTCCCGGCGCCGACCCGTTCCGAGCCGAGGTCGCGATGATCCGGCTGGATGCCCAGGCGTTCAGTGTCGAATTCATGGACATGTCGCCCAAGGACTTCGGGCTGCTTACCACCTTGATCGAGCGTTTTGCCCACCTCAGCGCGCAGGCGCGGATGCAGCAGTCGGAATGAGTCCGGTGCGCCCGACCACTCTTTTCGCCCTGCTGGCACTGACGCTGGTCGGGTGCGCCACGGGCAGCGGCGCCCAGGTCGAACTGAAGGGCCACCGTTTCGGTGTTGAAATTGCCGACAACGACGACGAGCGCTCGCGCGGCCTGATGTATCGCGAATCCATGGACCCCGACCACGGCATGCTGTTCGTCTTCGAGGAAGACGCACCGCAGGCGTTCTGGATGAAAAACACCTCGATCCCGCTGGACATCATGTATTTCGACGGTGAACGCCGCTTCGTCAGCGCGCACTATCGGGTGCCGACCTGT
It contains:
- a CDS encoding DUF192 domain-containing protein produces the protein MSPVRPTTLFALLALTLVGCATGSGAQVELKGHRFGVEIADNDDERSRGLMYRESMDPDHGMLFVFEEDAPQAFWMKNTSIPLDIMYFDGERRFVSAHYRVPTCKYGGNNCPSYPSEGDARYVLELNAGVGAALSLQSGDVITLPGNLNKAR
- a CDS encoding PilZ domain-containing protein is translated as MAELFDDRRQETRFATQGEGEVDIQGKSVRGTLVDLSINGLRMVRPPEFSPPDGSRFALTLLIPGADPFRAEVAMIRLDAQAFSVEFMDMSPKDFGLLTTLIERFAHLSAQARMQQSE